CGAAGGTCGTCAGCAGGGCGAGGCCCGCGGCGGCCGTGACGAGGTCCGCCGGGGCCCGCGTCACGACGACGGCCGCGACCGGCGCCAGCAGCCCCAGGACGACGTGCGCGACGCCGGCCGACGCCGCCGCCACCCAGCGGCGCGCCGGGTCGGGCGAGGCCTCCGGGCCGGCGGTCAGCGCCCCGGTGATGGCCGCGAGGTTGCTCGTCGGCGCGAGCAGCGGCGCCAGCAGCGCCGAGGCCGCCCCCGTCGTCACGAGCGCCGCGCCGACGGGCGGGCGGTACCCGTAGGAGGCGAGGACCGCGGCGCCGACGAGGTTCTGGGCGGCCATCGTCACGAGGTAGACGGGGAGCGCCACCTGCAGGAGCGCCGCGACGGAGAAGGTCGGGACGACCACCTCGGGCACCGGCAGGGCGAGCCCACCGGCGACGCCGAGCCCTCCCCCGGCCGCGACGACGACGAGGAGCGCGGCGAGGACGGCGGGGCCCGCGAAGCGCGGCGCCCACCGGAGCGCGGCCAGCCAGGCGACCCAGAGCACCGCGCCCTCGAGGGGCCGGTCCTCGAGGACCGTCGCCGAGGTGAGGCAGAAGGGCAGCAGGACGCCCGCGAGCACGGCCGACGTCAGCGCCGCGGGCAGCCGGGCGAGCAGCCGCGGCAGCGCGGGCACGAGCCCGGTGAGCGTGAGCGCGACGCCGACGGCCACGAGCGCCCCGACGGCGCCGGGCAGCCCGCCGGGCACCTCGCCGAGGCCCACGAGCAGCGCGAGACCCGGTGTGCTCCAGACGACCGCGACGGGCACCCGCGTCGTCGCGCTGAGCAGGACGCTCGTGACGCCCAGCCCGACGCCGAGCGCGAGCAGCGCCGTCGCCACCTGGCCCGGGCTCGCCCCGACGGCGGTGAGCCCCGCGACGACGACGGCGACCGACCCGGCGTACCCGACGACCGCGGCGCCCACGCCGGCGGCGACGGCCTGGCCGCTGACGTCGGCGAGGCGTGGCCCGGTCACGCGCCGGACGCTACCGTCATCGTTCTGTTCGTGGAACGACGAGCCGCCGCGCGCACCCCCCGTTCCGCGACATGTGGCCATGTCGCACCGATCGACGCCGGTCGACCCGCCTCGTGGCCACACGTCGCGAGGAGGGGCGACGGGAGAGGCCGCCGGCGGGCGGGAGGGAGGGAGGGTCGGTGGACGGGACGGACGACGTCGGCCGCGAGGTCGGGGCGCGGCTGCGCGCCCTGCGCGAGGCCACCGGGCTCTCCCTGTCCGCGACGGCGCGGCGGGCGGGGCTCGGCAAGGGGACGCTGTCCGAGCTCGAGGCCGGGCGGCGCAACCCCACCCTCGGGACGCTCTTCGCCGTGACGACGGCGCTGGGGCAGCCGCTCTCGGCGGCGCTGCCGGTGCCGGCGGACGCCGCCCCGGACGCCGCGGGGACGGCCGTCGACGCCTGGCTCGTCGAGCGCGGCGAGGAGGCCGACGTCTACCGGCTCCGCGTGCGGGCCGGCGCCCGCCGCCGCTCGGCCCCGCACGGCCGCGGGGTCCGCGAGCAGGTGCTCGTCGTCGCGGGGCACCTGCGGTGCGGGCCGGAGGACGGCCCGGTCGTCCTCGCGCCCGGGGGCACGACCTCCTTCGCCGGCGACGTCCCCCACGTGTGGGAGGCCGAGGGCGGCGAGGACGTCAGCGCCGTCCTCGTCATGCGCCGGCCGCCCGCCTGACGGCCGCGGGGCCGCCCCGTCAGCCGGCGGGGGCCGCCGCCGTCGTCCCGCGGACGACGAGGTCGGCGCGGAAGGCCAGCTCGCGGGGCAGCCGCTCCTCGGCGTCGCCGAGGAGCGCGGTCACGGCGGCGCCGGCCATCGCGGGCAGCGGCGGCCGCAGCGTCGTCAGGGGCGGGTCGGTGAAGTCGCAGACCAGCGGCAGGTCGTCGTGGCCGACGACCGACAGGTCCTCCGGCACGCGCAGCCCCGCCTGCCGCGCGCCCCGCAGCACCCCCAGCGCGAGCGGCAGCGACGTCGTGAGGACCGCGGTCACGCGGCGCTCGCGCAGCCGCACCACCGCCTCCTGCCCGCCCTCGACGGTCGGGGACGTGCGCACGACGAGCCCCGTCGCGCTCTCCACGCCCAGCCGCGCCCGCAGCGCCCGCTCGAAGCCGGCGACGCGCCGTGCCGCCGGCGCCGACCGGCCGGTGCCCGTGACGACGCCGAGGCGGCGGTGGCCCAGCGCCACGAGGTGGGCCACCGCGAGGTCGGCCGCCGCGGCGTCGTCGACCGCGACGACGGGCACCTCCAGCGCCCGCCCCTCCGGTCGGCCCGCGGCCGCCCCGACGGCCACGACCGGCAGGCCCCCCGCCGCCAGCGCCCGGTGCGGCGCGAGGTCCGCCGCCGGGTCGGTGTGCCGCCCCCCGACGAGGACGAGCCCGACGACGCCCCGCCCGACGACCGCCTCGAGCCGCTCCGCCTCGACCGCCGCGCCGGCGCCCGGCGGCGGCACCTCGAGGACCGGCGAGAGCCCGCGCAGCGCCAGCCGGTCGGTGAGCTCGCGGACGAGGACGGGGTGCGCGACGTCGTCGAGGTCGGGGACGACGAGGGCGACGAGGCCGGCGGAGGAGGTGACGAGCCGCGCCGGCCGCTCGAGCCCCAGCGTGTCGACGGCGACGAGCACGCGCCGGGTGGTCGCGGCCGAGACGCCGGGCCGGCCGTTGAGGACGCGGCTCACCGTCGCCTCGGACACCCCGGCCCGCGCCGCGACGTCGACCAGCCTCGCCCGCACCCGTCGACGCTACCGAGCGGGCGCCCGCGGGGGCCGACGGCCGCCCCCGGCACGGACCGTCACCTCTTCGGCGGGGGTGCTCCCGCGGCCGTCACCGGTGGTGCATGATGACGCCCGCACGGCGACGACGCCGTCCGCACCCCGGACCGCACCGTCGCCGCGCCGGGACACGCCTCGAGGTCGAGCGCGCGTCCCGGGGGCCACCCCGTGCTCGTCGCCGAGCGCACGGCCCCGCACCACGGCACGACGGCGTACGTGGCTCCCGCCCCGGACGCCCGGCAACCCCTACGACGGATCGTCCGGCACGTACCTGCCGGTGGGAGGACACACCATGGCGACAGTGACCTACGACAAGGCCTCGCGCATCTACCCGGGCGGCGACAAGCCGGCCGTCGACGCGCTGGACCTGCACATCGAGGACGGCGAGTTCCTCGTCCTCGTCGGCCCCTCGGGCTGCGGCAAGTCCACCTCGCTGCGCATGCTCGCCGGCCTCGAGGACGTCAACGCGGGCCGCATCCTCATCGGCGACCGCGACGTCACCGACGTCCAGCCGAAGGACCGGGACATCGCCATGGTGTTCCAGAACTACGCGCTGTACCCGCACATGACGGTCGCCGACAACATGGGCTTCGCGCTCAAGATCGCCGGCGTCGACAAGGGGCAGATCCGCACCCGCGTCGAGGAGGCCGCCAAGATCCTCGACCTCACCCAGTACCTCGACCGCAAGCCGAAGGCCCTCTCCGGCGGCCAGCGCCAGCGCGTCGCCATGGGCCGCGCGATCGTCCGCCAGCCGCAGGTCTTCCTCATGGACGAGCCGCTGTCGAACCTCGACGCCAAGCTCCGCGTCCAGACGCGCACGCAGATCGCGCAGCTCCAGCGCCGCCTCGGCGTCACGACGGTCTACGTCACGCACGACCAGGTCGAGGCCATGACGATGGGCGACCGCGTCGCCGTGCTGAAGGACGGCCTGCTGCAGCAGGTCGCGACCCCGCGCGAGATGTACGACCGCCCGAACAACGTCTTCGTCGCCGGCTTCATCGGCTCCCCCGCGATGAACCTCGTCGAGGTCCCCGTCACCGACGGCGGCATCGCCTTCGGCGACCACGTCCACGCCGTGCCGCGCGACGTGCTCTCCGGCGCCGGCCAGCGCGTCGTCGTCGGCGTCCGCCCCGAGGACCTCGAGATCCACGACCGCGGCCTCAAGGTGGAGGTGGACGTCGTCGAGGAGCTCGGCGCCGACGCCTACATCTACGGTCGCGCCCAGCTCGACGGGGCCGAGGGCCAGATCATCGCCCGCGTCGACGGCCGTCGTCCCCCGGAGAAGGGGTCCGTCGTCAGCCTCGCGCCGAAGTCGGACCACGTGCACCTGTTCTCGACCTCGGACGGCCGCCGCCTCGGCTGACGCCGAGCCGCTCGACCGCCCGGACCCGGAGGGCCGGCCCGCTCGTCGCGGGCCGGCCCTCCGGCGCGTCCGGGACGGCCGCGGGGACCCGCGGCGCGAGGACGGGACGACGGCGCCGCGACCGCGGCGCGCAGTGGGAGGATCACCGACATGGCCGGCCTGCAGATCACCGCGGCGGCGCCCGACCCAGCGCTGCTCGACCTGCCCTGGGGCACCCCGCTCGAGGAGTGGCCCGAGGAGCTCATCGCGGCGCTCCCCCGGGGCATCTCGCGGCACGTCGTGCGCTTCGTGCGCCTGTCCGACCAGGTGATCGCCATCAAGGAGATCAAGGAGTCGGTGGCCCGCCGCGAGTACCAGATGCTCCGGGTCCTCGGCCGCCTCGACGTCCCGGCGGTCCACCCCGTCGCCGTCATCGCCGGCCGCGAGGACCGGGCGGGCGAGCCCCTCGAGGCGGCGCTCATCACCCGCCACCTGCAGTTCTCGCTCCCCTACCGTGCCCTCTACAGCCAGGCGCTGCGCCCCGACACGGCGACCCGCGTCGTCGACGCCCTCGCCGTCCTCCTCGTGCGCCTGCACCTGCTGGGCTTCTACTGGGGCGACGTCTCCCTCTCCAACACCCTCTTCCGCCGCGACGCGGGCGCCTTCGCCGCCTACCTCGTCGACGCCGAGACCGGCGAGCTGCACGAGCAGCTCTCCCGCGGCCAGCGCGAGTACGACCTCGAGCTGGCCCGGGTGAACATCGCCGGCGAGCTCATGGACCTGCAGGCCGGCGAGCTGCTCGAGGACGACGTCGAGCCGCTGCAGATCAGCGAGCACATCGTCAGCCGGTACCGCTCGCTGTGGGACGAGCTGACGGGGACGGAGTCCTTCGAGGCCGGCGACCGCTGGCGCGTGGCCGCCCGGATCGAGCGGCTCAACGACCTCGGCTTCGACGTCGACGAGCTCTCCATCGCGACGGACCTCGACGGCACCCGGGTCAGCATCCAGCCGAAGGTCGTCGACGCGGGCCACCACAGCCGACGCCTGCTGCGGCTCACGGGGA
This sequence is a window from Pseudokineococcus lusitanus. Protein-coding genes within it:
- a CDS encoding DUF4032 domain-containing protein, which produces MAGLQITAAAPDPALLDLPWGTPLEEWPEELIAALPRGISRHVVRFVRLSDQVIAIKEIKESVARREYQMLRVLGRLDVPAVHPVAVIAGREDRAGEPLEAALITRHLQFSLPYRALYSQALRPDTATRVVDALAVLLVRLHLLGFYWGDVSLSNTLFRRDAGAFAAYLVDAETGELHEQLSRGQREYDLELARVNIAGELMDLQAGELLEDDVEPLQISEHIVSRYRSLWDELTGTESFEAGDRWRVAARIERLNDLGFDVDELSIATDLDGTRVSIQPKVVDAGHHSRRLLRLTGIDAQENQARRLLNDLDGYGAATDQQNEDEEIVAHEWVARSFEPVVRAVPRELRRKLEPAEVYHEVLEHRWFMSEQQRRDVPLTEAVRAYVDGVLVHRRDEAAFIGVDTAGVDVVEGPR
- a CDS encoding LacI family DNA-binding transcriptional regulator, which translates into the protein MRARLVDVAARAGVSEATVSRVLNGRPGVSAATTRRVLVAVDTLGLERPARLVTSSAGLVALVVPDLDDVAHPVLVRELTDRLALRGLSPVLEVPPPGAGAAVEAERLEAVVGRGVVGLVLVGGRHTDPAADLAPHRALAAGGLPVVAVGAAAGRPEGRALEVPVVAVDDAAAADLAVAHLVALGHRRLGVVTGTGRSAPAARRVAGFERALRARLGVESATGLVVRTSPTVEGGQEAVVRLRERRVTAVLTTSLPLALGVLRGARQAGLRVPEDLSVVGHDDLPLVCDFTDPPLTTLRPPLPAMAGAAVTALLGDAEERLPRELAFRADLVVRGTTAAAPAG
- a CDS encoding benzoate/H(+) symporter BenE family transporter, with translation MTGPRLADVSGQAVAAGVGAAVVGYAGSVAVVVAGLTAVGASPGQVATALLALGVGLGVTSVLLSATTRVPVAVVWSTPGLALLVGLGEVPGGLPGAVGALVAVGVALTLTGLVPALPRLLARLPAALTSAVLAGVLLPFCLTSATVLEDRPLEGAVLWVAWLAALRWAPRFAGPAVLAALLVVVAAGGGLGVAGGLALPVPEVVVPTFSVAALLQVALPVYLVTMAAQNLVGAAVLASYGYRPPVGAALVTTGAASALLAPLLAPTSNLAAITGALTAGPEASPDPARRWVAAASAGVAHVVLGLLAPVAAVVVTRAPADLVTAAAGLALLTTFAASTAAAVRDEGERLPSALVLLVTASGASVLGLGSAPLALLGGLVVRELLRRRRPRTPPGRHAAPRQE
- a CDS encoding ABC transporter ATP-binding protein — translated: MATVTYDKASRIYPGGDKPAVDALDLHIEDGEFLVLVGPSGCGKSTSLRMLAGLEDVNAGRILIGDRDVTDVQPKDRDIAMVFQNYALYPHMTVADNMGFALKIAGVDKGQIRTRVEEAAKILDLTQYLDRKPKALSGGQRQRVAMGRAIVRQPQVFLMDEPLSNLDAKLRVQTRTQIAQLQRRLGVTTVYVTHDQVEAMTMGDRVAVLKDGLLQQVATPREMYDRPNNVFVAGFIGSPAMNLVEVPVTDGGIAFGDHVHAVPRDVLSGAGQRVVVGVRPEDLEIHDRGLKVEVDVVEELGADAYIYGRAQLDGAEGQIIARVDGRRPPEKGSVVSLAPKSDHVHLFSTSDGRRLG
- a CDS encoding helix-turn-helix domain-containing protein, with protein sequence MDGTDDVGREVGARLRALREATGLSLSATARRAGLGKGTLSELEAGRRNPTLGTLFAVTTALGQPLSAALPVPADAAPDAAGTAVDAWLVERGEEADVYRLRVRAGARRRSAPHGRGVREQVLVVAGHLRCGPEDGPVVLAPGGTTSFAGDVPHVWEAEGGEDVSAVLVMRRPPA